From a region of the Fusarium verticillioides 7600 chromosome 9, whole genome shotgun sequence genome:
- a CDS encoding Ras-like protein Rab-11A, whose protein sequence is MANDEYDFLFKVVLIGDSGVGKSNLLSRFTRNEFNLDSKSTIGVEFATRSIQVDSKTIKAQIWDTAGQERYRAITSAYYRGAVGALLVYDISKHQTYENVTRWLKELRDHADANIVIMLVGNKSDLRHLRAVPTEEAKSFASENHLSFIETSALDASNVELAFQNILTEIYRIVSSKALDSGDSAQATIGAGTNISLSKPADDDATKGGKCC, encoded by the exons ATGGCCAACGACGAATATGAT TTCCTCTTCAAAG TCGTCCTGATCGGAGACTCTGGAGTCGGAAAGTCCAACCTTCTCAGTCGATTCACCCGCAATGAGTTCAACCTAGACTCAAAGTCGACCATCGGTGTCGAGTTCGCCACCAGATCTATCCAGGTCGACTCAAAGACAATCAAGGCCCAGATTTGGGACACAGCTGGCCAAGAGCGATACCGCGCCATCACTTCCGCCTACTACCGAGGCGCTGTCGGTGCTCTCCTCGTTTACGACATTAGCAAGCACCAGACCTACGAAAATGTCACACGATGGCTCAAGGAGCTGCGGGACCATGCCGACGCCAACATTGTCATTATGCTGGTTGGAAACAAGAGCGATTTGCGACACCTGAGGGCTGTTCCCACCGAAGAGGCCAAGTCTTTTGCCA GCGAGAACCACCTGTCCTTTATCGAGACGTCTGCCCTCGATGCCAGCAACGTCGAACTTGCGTTCCAGAACATTCTGACTG AAATTTATCGCATTGTTTCAAGCAAGGCCCTTGACAGCGGTGACAGCGCTCAGGCCACCATAGGCGCAGGCACCAATATCTCCCTAAGCAAGCCTGCCGACGACGATGCTACCAAGGGCGGAAAGTGCTGTTAA
- a CDS encoding Ras-like protein Rab-11A codes for MANDEYDFLFKVVLIGDSGVGKSNLLSRFTRNEFNLDSKSTIGVEFATRSIQVDSKTIKAQIWDTAGQERYRAITSAYYRGAVGALLVYDISKHQTYENVTRWLKELRDHADANIVIMLVGNKSDLRHLRAVPTEEAKSFASTKILPNLTQEGPSY; via the exons ATGGCCAACGACGAATATGAT TTCCTCTTCAAAG TCGTCCTGATCGGAGACTCTGGAGTCGGAAAGTCCAACCTTCTCAGTCGATTCACCCGCAATGAGTTCAACCTAGACTCAAAGTCGACCATCGGTGTCGAGTTCGCCACCAGATCTATCCAGGTCGACTCAAAGACAATCAAGGCCCAGATTTGGGACACAGCTGGCCAAGAGCGATACCGCGCCATCACTTCCGCCTACTACCGAGGCGCTGTCGGTGCTCTCCTCGTTTACGACATTAGCAAGCACCAGACCTACGAAAATGTCACACGATGGCTCAAGGAGCTGCGGGACCATGCCGACGCCAACATTGTCATTATGCTGGTTGGAAACAAGAGCGATTTGCGACACCTGAGGGCTGTTCCCACCGAAGAGGCCAAGTCTTTTGCCAGTACGAAAATCCTACCGAACTTGACACAGGAGGGTCCCTCTTATTGA
- a CDS encoding histone deacetylase 6/10: protein METNITDAVDHPMKDAEAPNGFSRTSNTSIDDDDTASEDPCEDDEDPSPQDITFDQMRRRGLLPTGCCYDDRMKLHMNADFSPNAHHPEDPRRIHEIFKAFKKVGLVYTGPEAELPRIMRECPTRYMWRIPARAATREEICLAHHPDHFRWVENLDKISSAELRELTRQYDQGRESLYVGSMSYQAALLSAGGAIETCKNVVTGQVKNAFAVIRPPGHHAEFDAPMGFCFFNNVPVAVRVCQQDYPDICRKVLILDWDVHHGNGVQNIFYRDPNVLYISLHVYQNGLFYPGKPPNDMTPDGGIDKCGTEAGLGKNINIGWHDQGMGDGEYMAAFQKIVMPIAKEFNPDLVVISAGFDAADGDELGGCFVSPSCYAHMTHMLMSLADGKVAVCLEGGYNLKAISVSAVAVAKTLMGEPPPKMEIPKINKEAARILAKVQAHQAPYWECMRAGIVRIPTDIQPTISSRLHDVIRNAQRQVLQAKHNMIPLYIQREHLYKSYENQVLVTPGLHKEKKVLIIIHDPPELLAQPDVIDRSVDPHNAWVVDGVTDYIDWAVDQKFGVMDVNIPAYVTHDEESDSYVPGFKEKALSEQIQTLVCYLWDNYLQLYDANHIFVMGVGNAYLGVKVLLINRDCKSRISGVVNFANGTLRPVKSEFDSDLSSWYKENSRVYIAGDHACWADPDLTRKVNKRRFGTVVRSPMFGLNKMMAHHAKEARDWILERVEEVADADMTEDEKS from the exons ATGGAGACAAACATCACAGATGCTGTTGATCATCCAATGAAGGATGCAGAAGCGCCTAATGGGTTCAGTCGTACtagcaacaccagcatcgacgacgatgatacGGCATCCGAGGATCCAtgcgaggacgatgaagatccaTCACCTCAAGATATAACCTTCGACCAGATGCGCCGTAGAGGTTTGCTGCCAACAGGCTGCTGTTACGATGACCGGATGAAGTTGCATATGAATGCGGACTTTTCACCCAACGCACATCATCCTGAAGATCCCCGTCGTATCCACGAGATATTCAAGGcgttcaagaaggttggccTCGTCTATACAGGCCCCGAGGCAGAGTTGCCAAGAATCATGCGGGAGTGTCCCACGCGTTATATGTGGCGCATACCTGCTCGTGCTGCCACCCGAGAGGAGATTTGCCTCGCCCATCATCCTGATCACTTTAGATGGGTAGAAAACCTTGACAAGATAAGTTCGGCCGAGCTTCGAGAACTGACTAGGCAATATGATCAAGGGCGGGAATCTCTCTATGTTGGTAGTATGTCTTATCAGGCCGCCCTACTTTCAGCTGGGGGAGCCATCGAAACCTGCAAGAACGTCGTGACTGGTCAAGTCAAGAACGCATTCGCCGTGATCAGGCCACCAGGCCATCACGCAGAGTTTGATGCGCCAATGGGgttttgtttcttcaacAACGTTCCAGTAGCAGTCAGGGTCTGCCAACAGGACTATCCAGACATTTGCCGAAAGGTTCTCATCCTGGACTGGGATGTTCACCACGGTAACGGTGTCCAAAACATTTTCTATCGGGACCCAAACGTCTTATATATCTCTCTCCACGTCTACCAGAACGGTCTCTTCTATCCCGGTAAACCCCCCAATGATATGACACCGGATGGTGGAATCGACAAATGCGGAACAGAAGCTGGCCTTGGTAAAAACATTAATATCGGCTGGCACGACCAAGGCATGGGCGATGGGGAATACATGGCGGCATTCCAGAAGATCGTGATGCCTATCGCCAAAGAGTTCAATCCGGATCTCGTGGTTATCTCTGCGGGAtttgatgctgctgatggcgatgagctAGGGGGCTGCTTCGTTTCCCCCAGCTGCTACGCTCATATGACACACatgttgatgtccttggcTGACGGAAAGGTTGCAGTGTGTCTAGAGGGAGGGTACAATCTTAAGGCTATCTCAGTGTCTGCAGTGGCCGTTGCGAAGACGCTCATGGGTGAACCGCCACCAAAGATGGAAATTCCTAAGATCAATAAGGAGGCTGCACGCATACTTGCCAAagttcaagctcatcaagcccCATATTGGGAGTGTATGAGGGCAGGCATTGTTCGCATTCCTACCGACATCCAGCCAACGATATCCAGCCGCCTGCACGACGTGATCAGAAACGCTCAGAGGCAGGTTCTGCAAGCAAAGCACAACATGATACCTCTCTACATCCAGCGCGAGCATCTATACAAGTCATACGAGAACCAGGTCCTAGTGACACCAGGCCTCcacaaggaaaagaaggttCTCATTATCATTCACGATCC TCCCGAGCTTCTGGCTCAGCCAGATGTTATAGACAGATCTGTCGATCCTCACAATGCCTGGGTG GTTGATGGCGTAACAGACTACATTGACTGGGCAGTTGATCAAAAGTTCGGTGTCATGGACGTTAATATTCCAGCCTATGTCACCCACGACGAG GAATCTGACTCTTATGTACCTGGTTTCAAAGAGAAGGCTCTCTCGGAACAGATCCAGACGTTGGTGTGTTACCTGTGGGACAATTACTTGCAGCTCTATGATGCCAATCACATTTTCGTCATGGGCGTTGGCAATGCATATCTTGGAGTCAAAGTCCTTCTCATAAACCGAG ATTGCAAGTCTAGAATCTCTGGGGTGGTAAACTTCGCCAATGGAACGCTCAGGCCAGTCAAGTCAGAGTTTGATTCAGATCTATCGTCGTGGTATAAAGAGAACTCACGAGTCTACATTGCAGGCGATCATGCATGCTGGGCTGATCCTGATCTGACTCGAAAAGTTAACAAGCGACGTTTCGGGACAGTCGTTCGTAGTCCAATGTTTGGTCtgaacaagatgatggcgcaTCACGCCAAGGAGGCGCGGGATTGGATTCTCGAGAGGGTCGAAGAAGTAGCAGATGCTGATATGACTGAAGATGAAAAGTCATAG